GGGGGCAAGTGCATCAAATTTTGGTTAACCTGGTGCAAAATGCTGTAGATGTGATGGAAGGTATGGAAAAGCCCTCTCTGTCGGTGCGTTGTGAGGTTGTTGGACCCCAGGTTCATATTCAGGTGATGGATGATGGACCTGGGATTGAAGAGGAAGATTTGCATCAGCTGTTTGATCCTTTTTTCACGACCAAACCTGTGGGTAAAGGGACTGGGCTTGGGCTCTATATTAGCTATGGTTTAGCCCAGGATCAGGGGGGTGAGTTAACCGCGCATAATCACGCCCAGGGTGGGGCCTGTTTTACCCTGACGTTGCCGCTGGAGGGTGAGGAGCATCATGGCTAAAACTCGTAAACGTATGATGTGGCTGCAGTCCGGTGGATGTGGCGGCTGTTCCCTTTCTTTACTGTGTGCAGAGAACCCGGATCTCTACACCGCGCTGGACAGTGCTGGCATTGAACTGCTCTATCATCCTGCGCTTAGTGTGGGTAATGGCGAGGATTTTCATAAGCTGCTACGACGTATTCTTAATGGCGAGGAGTGCTTGGATCTGCTCTGTCTAGAAGGTGCGGTGGTGACAGGACCCAATGGCACAGGTGCGTTTCATCGTTTATCAGGCAGTGGACGGCCCATGAAGGATGTGGTGAGTGATCTGGCCGCTGTGGCGGGGCAGGTGGTTGCTGTAGGCAGTTGTGCGGCGTTTGGCGGCATAACCGCAGGTGGGGGGAACCCGGCTGAAGCGACAGGTTTGCACTATGATGGTGCGATGATCGGCGGGCTGTTAGGGAAAGACTTTTTATCGGAACAAGGTCTACCGGTGATTAATATTGCGGGGTGTCCGACCCACCCCAGTTGGGTGATTGAGACCCTGGCACAATTGACGGATGGCCATTTAACCACGGCAGATTTAGACCCTTTAAACCGACCTCGGGCCTATACCGATACCCTGGTGCATCATGGTTGCCCCAGGAATGAGTTCTATGAATATAAAGCCAGTGCCGAAAAAAAAGCCGACCTGGGTTGCTTGATGGAGCATCTTGGCTGCTTGGGTACTCAGGCTCATGCAGACTGTAATATCCGCCTATGGAATGGGGAGGGGTCCTGTTTGCGCGGTGGGTACGCCTGTATTAACTGTACAGCACCTAATTTTCAAGATCCTGGTCATACTTTCACGGTTACGCCCAAAGTTGCGGGTATTCCCGTTGGCTTGCCGACAGATATGCCTAAAGCGTGGTTTGTGGCGCTGGCCTCCCTGTCAAAAGCGGCGACACCAGAGCGGTTGCGTGAGAACGCTCTGACCGATCATATTCGTATTCCCCCAGCTACCCCCGTGGAGAAACCATGAGTAAACGTCAGGTGTTGGGGCCCTTCAACCGTGTTGAGGGGGATTTGGAAGTACAGATTGATCGGGTGGGCGATCGGGTTACAGATGCTTGGGTGGTCTCCCCGCTATTCCGTGGGTT
The DNA window shown above is from Magnetococcus sp. PR-3 and carries:
- a CDS encoding HupU protein, which encodes MAKTRKRMMWLQSGGCGGCSLSLLCAENPDLYTALDSAGIELLYHPALSVGNGEDFHKLLRRILNGEECLDLLCLEGAVVTGPNGTGAFHRLSGSGRPMKDVVSDLAAVAGQVVAVGSCAAFGGITAGGGNPAEATGLHYDGAMIGGLLGKDFLSEQGLPVINIAGCPTHPSWVIETLAQLTDGHLTTADLDPLNRPRAYTDTLVHHGCPRNEFYEYKASAEKKADLGCLMEHLGCLGTQAHADCNIRLWNGEGSCLRGGYACINCTAPNFQDPGHTFTVTPKVAGIPVGLPTDMPKAWFVALASLSKAATPERLRENALTDHIRIPPATPVEKP